A window of Sphingobacterium kitahiroshimense genomic DNA:
AATACGCGGAGCAAGTTTCTGATCAAGAAAACCTGCTGTATATTAATTTTACGAACTTCAAAATTGCAGATCATAAAAAAGCTTTTTGGGCGGATAACGACACTTTTTATGCTGAAGTATTCCCGACAAATTCAGCGCCGGCGAAGGGTAAAAACCAAAAGACAGCTTACATAAAAATTCAGTTGAAGCCGAATCTATTTTAGTTAAGAATATATAACTGCTATTTTCTGATCAGCTGCAGTTGATCACCTTTTTTCACCATATTAAAGGACATGACTTTTGATATGGTGAAAACCTGGGTTGGGGCTTCACATGTTCCAGATCGGGCAATGCTATCAACCTGCATTTCAATTTGATCTGCTTTGGTGAAATAATATCTTCCAAATATTTGTGTGAAACAATCATTGCCACATTCCCAACTATCATAACTTGTAAATCTTTCTTGATCGAGAAAGTCTACTGCGTAAAAATTGAAAATAAGTGCCGTATCTATTCTTTTTGATAAGCGAAAGGTTGTATCACCATCTATCGTGACAAGCCCTCCTTCCTGAATGATCCAGTTGGTATTTTTAAGTTCGTTAGGGAAGTTGTTTTTCTTTCTTTCAGCATCTGCACAACTTAGAATCGTTATTGTCAGCAAGAGGCTAAAAAAAGTAAAGGCAGCAGTTTTTTTCATTGTCGCTTTATTTTTTTTTAATAAACAAACTCTTTCAAGTACAATCATTGCCAAAATTTGTTTGACCTTTTCACGATCTTTAGAACAAATCCAGGTATTCTTTCTTTAATGATCTTTTTTGGATCGCTTCAATGAAAGCACTAAAACTGTCCGACACAAGTTCTGTTTCTTCAAACTCAGGTTCTTGACCATAATATATTTTCCCAAAATTTTCTGCTGAAACATGAAGAGCAAAATAGGCATAACCTTTTTTAACAGATAGAATAATAGGTACATGTTGATTCCAAAAATTCTTTACCACTTGTTGATTTTCAACATCTCCATCAAAAGCGTCTAAGGACAGAATTTCAAATTCATTCCATTTGAAATCATTCTCATCATTTGTCTCATTAAAATCTGTAATGCTGTTAAACCATGTTGTATCGGAGTGGTTCGTGAGCAAGGAGTATGTTTTTAAAAAAGCAAGATAATCATCCGGCAGGTTCGAATATCGTGTCTGAAATCTTTTATTTAAAGTTTCATGATCAGAATCCTTCGTAATAAAATGTAGGTCTTTACTTAATGCGTTCATCGTTTCGTTTTCAGATGTTTAAATTTTTGCAAAGAAATTAAAGGTCTGCTCAGCTATAAGTTTTGGATTGGTAGCTGCTATACCATCGATGCGGTCTTCATACAATTGGATATTTATTAATTTAACATCATTAGGTATTTTATAAATTTCATCTTTGGTATAATTATATCCCTTTACATCAGCGCTTTGCTTGCCTGGATATTTTTTAATCTCTACGTAATACCGCAATGTGATGGTATTCCCCTTTTGTTCTCCTCTTTCAAAACGAATTTTTCTAAGCTGATGAACAGCATGGCCACTGGAACTGATGTTGCCCTGCATCCGAAATTTAAGCGTTTCAGCATCTTTATAGAGCATGTAAATAAGAGGAACTAAGCGTTCTGTAACTTCCTTACGGCTCACATAAGTTTGTATTGCACCAGTTTCTGGAATTTCTTTTAATACCCGCTTTGGTTCGGTGTAAATAGTAGAAATCTGTAATTTCTGAACATTTGTTTTACAGCCAAATAACCCTAAAAATGAAGTTAAAACTGCCAAATATCTCACGGTCTTATTTCTAATAAATCTTTGAATTAAAGATAACAAAAGATACCGTTTGAAAATATCCCCGATACTGGTAGTTTTTAGAGTTTTTACTTTTTTTCCAACAACCTATTTATACATCCACTTTAATGATCACAGTATAACGATTGCTACCTGAGCACCTAAATTCTCTAATTCTTGAACGCTGCTGTGTATCCATTTTTTAGGACCTTTGTGATACAATATTCGCGCTTCCTTACTCATTTGCAGCGCTTCAGCACCCGACAATCGGTACTTCGCTTTTAATAAGGAGACTATTTTCATTTTATTTGGACCGATATCTGTGATATACACCTCAGCCTCCTGCCAATCCGATTCGCTGATCATTTCATTTTGCTCATCTTCTGCCATCTCTGGCATCTCCAGCACATTTTGATAAACTTCATCCCAAAATTCATTGCCTGAAATACTAAATTCCGTTAATAATGAAAGTAGGCCATTTTTATCATACCGTAGCTCGAAAATGGTTCGTAAAACATTTTGAAAAGTATCAACACTATTCGCCACTTTAATGGGTTTCCATTTTCCTGTACCATGAAAGGCAAAATAAACAGGAAAATTTTCTTCTGAATCGTTAAAATCGATAAAAAAGGGATCTGCAAAATAATTACTGGCAATGACTAGCCAACTTTCCTTAAAATCTCCTTCTTTTTCGCCAACCAAGCTTTTGGATGCAACCGTATTAAAAGCGTATCCATCTTGGAATGGCAGCAGTTGCTCTACTACTGGATAGTTTTCCGGGAGACAGAGAT
This region includes:
- a CDS encoding SMI1/KNR4 family protein gives rise to the protein MNALSKDLHFITKDSDHETLNKRFQTRYSNLPDDYLAFLKTYSLLTNHSDTTWFNSITDFNETNDENDFKWNEFEILSLDAFDGDVENQQVVKNFWNQHVPIILSVKKGYAYFALHVSAENFGKIYYGQEPEFEETELVSDSFSAFIEAIQKRSLKKEYLDLF
- a CDS encoding SMI1/KNR4 family protein, which encodes MKLPNHWQSFIKIFQKKFNSEIVYDTIRVFQDEEAIKERFTTHQFETYLPYYIPVADDSGGQVAVISRNDEDKKVYLTSYGTLEEKYFKILDRDLLHWMQRKFPFDNEDKQENELTAEQQASFESENKRLLEQIGQFPSLLNFWNQTYSIENLCLPENYPVVEQLLPFQDGYAFNTVASKSLVGEKEGDFKESWLVIASNYFADPFFIDFNDSEENFPVYFAFHGTGKWKPIKVANSVDTFQNVLRTIFELRYDKNGLLSLLTEFSISGNEFWDEVYQNVLEMPEMAEDEQNEMISESDWQEAEVYITDIGPNKMKIVSLLKAKYRLSGAEALQMSKEARILYHKGPKKWIHSSVQELENLGAQVAIVIL